In Alicyclobacillus vulcanalis, one genomic interval encodes:
- a CDS encoding UPF0236 family transposase-like protein, giving the protein MLDIRRVLAVFLQMLSSLQNVVDEAGDFTALEQGVCGTVRGTANELLQLLFEGMDRKLQEERDKTRWALIHRKPRTLVTTVGEITIWRRYYRDKQTGERRFLLDEALGLEPHRRLSPQLRSQAIALATEMSYRRAASLLQAWVPEVSAMAIWEEVQRLGEE; this is encoded by the coding sequence ATGCTCGATATTCGACGTGTCCTTGCTGTCTTCCTGCAGATGCTGTCGAGCTTGCAAAATGTAGTTGACGAGGCAGGTGACTTCACGGCCTTGGAGCAGGGCGTGTGTGGCACCGTCCGTGGCACAGCCAATGAGCTCCTCCAACTTTTGTTCGAGGGGATGGATCGGAAGCTGCAGGAGGAGCGAGACAAGACGCGATGGGCGCTCATCCACCGGAAGCCTCGCACGTTGGTCACCACTGTAGGTGAGATCACGATTTGGCGGCGGTACTACCGGGATAAGCAGACGGGCGAGCGCCGCTTTCTCTTAGACGAGGCGTTGGGCTTGGAGCCCCATCGGCGGCTGTCTCCTCAGCTACGGTCGCAAGCGATCGCATTGGCCACGGAGATGTCGTACCGTCGGGCGGCGAGCCTGTTGCAAGCGTGGGTGCCGGAAGTGAGCGCGATGGCGATTTGGGAAGAGGTGCAGCGGCTGGGCGAGGAGG